In Pseudomonadota bacterium, the following proteins share a genomic window:
- a CDS encoding gamma-butyrobetaine hydroxylase-like domain-containing protein: MSEHKDGASERRFGEPVPSELRLRTGGRELKVSYASGEAFALSAEYLRVHSPSAEVRGHGGPGQENWPVGKHEVVIERIEPVGNYAVRLVFDDGHDSGLYSWRVLYELGRDHDSNWAKYLAHVDGLHGADES; this comes from the coding sequence ATGAGCGAACACAAGGATGGCGCCAGCGAGCGGCGCTTCGGGGAGCCCGTGCCGAGCGAGCTGCGTCTGCGCACCGGGGGTCGCGAGCTCAAGGTGTCCTACGCGAGCGGCGAGGCCTTCGCGCTCAGCGCCGAGTACTTACGCGTACACTCCCCCTCGGCCGAGGTGCGAGGCCACGGTGGGCCGGGTCAGGAAAACTGGCCGGTGGGTAAGCACGAAGTGGTGATCGAGCGGATCGAACCGGTGGGCAACTACGCCGTGCGCCTGGTCTTCGATGATGGCCACGACTCGGGGCTGTACTCTTGGCGCGTGCTCTACGAGCTCGGCCGGGATCACGACAGCAACTGGGCGAAGTACCTCGCGCATGTGGATGGATTGCACGGAGCAGATGAGTCATGA
- a CDS encoding PaaI family thioesterase, translating into MTRAESPTALARVRALADASPFVAWLGIEVVAAGRGWVETALTLTPEHLQQTGVVHAGVQATLADNTAGAAATTVIDEDQTVVSVEFKVNLLRGAQGKKLLCRSDVLKAGGRIVVAEAAVMVEGHEGSRLVSKATVTLMPVPAIR; encoded by the coding sequence ATGACGCGCGCTGAATCCCCCACCGCCCTCGCCCGAGTACGTGCCCTCGCTGACGCATCGCCCTTCGTTGCCTGGCTGGGGATCGAAGTGGTAGCTGCGGGGCGCGGTTGGGTAGAGACGGCGTTGACGCTCACGCCGGAGCATCTACAGCAGACAGGCGTGGTGCACGCAGGCGTGCAGGCGACCCTCGCCGACAACACCGCGGGCGCAGCGGCCACTACGGTGATCGACGAAGATCAGACCGTCGTGTCCGTCGAGTTCAAGGTAAACCTCCTACGAGGCGCGCAGGGGAAGAAGCTGCTCTGTCGCAGCGATGTGCTGAAGGCTGGCGGGCGAATCGTGGTCGCCGAAGCGGCCGTGATGGTGGAAGGCCACGAGGGCTCGCGCCTGGTGAGTAAGGCGACCGTGACCTTGATGCCGGTGCCAGCGATACGCTGA
- a CDS encoding MFS transporter has translation MADAASVPRRFLPRAAVVLGVISLFNDLAGEMLAPVVPLFLTATLGAGPAIVGLVEGFAQSCASVLKLIAGLLVDRGVRPKRLMLAGYGLASSVRPLIGIAGSWGPVLVLRALDRIGKGLRGAPRDALLAASVEDARLGRAFGFHRAMDYVGSGLGPAIGAGALALGLSLKGLFALAVIPGIAVMALIVFGVSGERLAPNAPTKRPALPAWSSLPGRLRGLLLAATLLAVSAVHDAFLVLWLAKQLDDIASVLLVFALINGVRAVVAMFGGELSDRLGSLPAILIGWSLRIGLLLWIASASTAPATPGAAIIWVVALTAAMAWSAPAELALLTRAAPDGQRGTLLGTYHMLTGLAMLPGTALFGLLWQQFGTSIAFLSAAVGSTLAAVTLLALSRPSRPHQ, from the coding sequence ATGGCTGATGCGGCCAGCGTCCCGCGGCGCTTCCTGCCCCGGGCGGCCGTGGTGCTCGGGGTGATCTCCCTCTTCAACGATCTCGCCGGCGAGATGCTCGCGCCGGTCGTCCCCCTGTTCCTGACGGCCACGCTCGGTGCTGGGCCCGCCATCGTCGGCCTGGTGGAGGGCTTCGCCCAGTCGTGCGCGAGCGTGCTAAAGCTCATCGCGGGCCTGTTGGTCGACCGGGGCGTACGGCCGAAGCGCCTGATGCTCGCCGGCTACGGGCTCGCCAGCAGCGTGCGACCCCTCATCGGAATCGCCGGCAGTTGGGGGCCGGTGCTGGTGTTGCGCGCCCTCGATCGCATCGGCAAGGGGCTGCGGGGCGCCCCACGCGATGCCCTGCTCGCCGCCTCCGTGGAGGACGCCCGCTTAGGTCGAGCCTTCGGCTTCCACCGGGCGATGGACTACGTGGGCTCGGGCTTAGGCCCGGCGATCGGTGCCGGCGCCCTCGCCCTCGGCCTCTCGCTCAAGGGCCTCTTCGCCCTGGCCGTGATCCCCGGGATCGCCGTCATGGCGCTGATCGTCTTCGGCGTGAGCGGTGAGCGCCTGGCGCCGAATGCACCGACCAAGCGCCCCGCCCTACCCGCCTGGAGCAGCCTGCCAGGACGCCTGCGCGGGCTGTTGCTCGCCGCCACCCTGCTCGCCGTCAGTGCCGTGCACGACGCCTTCCTCGTACTCTGGTTGGCCAAGCAACTCGATGACATCGCCAGCGTGTTGCTGGTGTTTGCCTTGATCAACGGCGTGCGCGCGGTGGTGGCCATGTTCGGCGGCGAGCTGAGCGATCGCCTCGGATCATTGCCGGCGATTCTGATCGGGTGGAGCCTGCGCATCGGCCTGCTGCTGTGGATCGCGAGCGCGTCGACCGCGCCAGCGACGCCCGGGGCCGCGATCATATGGGTGGTCGCCCTGACCGCCGCGATGGCGTGGAGCGCGCCGGCGGAGCTGGCCCTGCTCACGCGGGCCGCGCCTGACGGGCAGCGCGGCACCCTCCTCGGCACGTATCACATGCTCACCGGACTGGCGATGCTGCCAGGAACAGCCTTGTTCGGCCTGTTATGGCAGCAGTTCGGTACATCCATCGCCTTCTTGAGCGCTGCCGTAGGCTCAACGCTGGCGGCAGTGACCTTACTCGCTCTCTCACGACCCTCGAGGCCTCATCAATGA
- the ubiB gene encoding ubiquinone biosynthesis regulatory protein kinase UbiB: MSVIRQLLRLVAIAQVLARHGFEHIVVNLRLLGPYRFLLLLRPGRKRRRESAPAGARLRAALEDLGPIFVKFGQTLSTRPDLLPDDIATELTRLQDRVPAFPGAQAKAILEKAYRKPLTEVFAEFDEEPLAAASISQVHAATLPSGQRVIVKVLRPGIEKTIHSDVQVLQTLAVLAKKYWPEARRLRPVDVVSEYRKTILNELDLMREAGNAAQLRRNFEDSDQLYVPEVHFEYCRSNVMVMERIHGIPVNDIPALSAVDANLEQLARYGVEIFFTQVFRHNFFHADMHPGNIFVNASEPANPSYIAVDFGIVGTLTAEDQHYLAANLLAFFKRDYRRVAQLHVESGWVPAGTRVDELETAVRTVCEPVFNKPLKEISFGMFLLRLFQTARQFDMEIQPQLVLLQKTLLNIEGLGRQLYPDLDLWVTAKPFLEEWMTERLSGRETLEKLRAHLPQLREDVQSLPSLALEALHHLSRGDFRLRLDSAPMEQLQNAMRENARWRHGVYVGAAMLVAGTILIGLNGGQPPWLGWGMAGLGLALMLISRPG; this comes from the coding sequence GTGTCCGTCATTCGCCAGCTCCTGCGCCTGGTCGCCATCGCCCAGGTCCTCGCCCGTCACGGCTTCGAGCACATCGTCGTCAACCTGCGGCTCCTGGGGCCCTACCGCTTCCTGCTGCTGCTGCGTCCCGGCCGCAAGCGGCGCCGTGAGAGCGCGCCCGCCGGCGCGCGCCTGCGAGCGGCACTGGAAGATCTCGGCCCGATCTTTGTCAAGTTCGGCCAAACGCTGTCCACTCGGCCGGACCTGCTGCCAGACGATATCGCCACCGAACTCACGCGCCTGCAGGACCGCGTGCCCGCCTTTCCCGGCGCCCAGGCGAAGGCGATCCTGGAGAAGGCGTACCGCAAACCCCTAACGGAAGTCTTCGCCGAGTTCGATGAGGAACCCCTGGCGGCGGCCTCTATCTCCCAGGTCCATGCGGCCACCCTGCCGAGCGGCCAGCGGGTCATCGTCAAGGTGCTTCGTCCCGGCATCGAGAAGACTATCCACAGCGACGTGCAGGTGCTGCAGACGCTCGCTGTGCTGGCCAAGAAGTACTGGCCCGAGGCCCGGCGCCTGCGCCCCGTGGACGTGGTGAGCGAGTACCGCAAGACCATCCTCAACGAGCTCGACCTCATGCGCGAGGCCGGCAACGCGGCGCAGCTGCGACGCAACTTCGAGGACAGCGACCAGCTCTACGTGCCGGAGGTGCACTTCGAGTACTGCCGCTCCAACGTGATGGTGATGGAGCGCATCCACGGCATTCCCGTGAACGACATCCCCGCCCTCAGCGCAGTGGACGCCAACCTGGAACAGCTCGCCCGCTACGGCGTGGAGATCTTCTTCACCCAGGTGTTCCGGCACAACTTTTTCCACGCCGACATGCACCCCGGCAACATCTTCGTCAACGCCAGCGAGCCGGCGAACCCCAGCTACATCGCCGTCGACTTCGGCATCGTTGGCACCCTCACGGCCGAAGACCAACACTACCTGGCGGCTAACCTGCTGGCGTTCTTCAAGCGCGACTACCGACGCGTGGCGCAGCTGCACGTGGAGTCAGGATGGGTACCCGCTGGCACACGCGTGGACGAGTTGGAGACGGCGGTGCGCACCGTGTGCGAGCCGGTCTTCAACAAACCGCTGAAGGAGATCTCCTTCGGCATGTTCCTCCTGCGCCTGTTCCAGACCGCACGCCAGTTCGACATGGAGATTCAGCCGCAGCTGGTGCTGCTGCAGAAGACCCTGCTCAACATCGAGGGGTTAGGTCGCCAGCTCTATCCTGATCTGGATCTTTGGGTCACGGCCAAGCCGTTCCTCGAGGAGTGGATGACCGAGCGCCTGAGCGGCCGGGAAACGCTGGAGAAGCTGCGCGCCCACCTGCCGCAGCTGCGCGAGGATGTGCAGTCCCTGCCCTCCCTCGCCCTCGAAGCGCTGCATCACCTCTCCCGCGGCGACTTCCGCCTGCGCCTGGACAGCGCGCCGATGGAACAATTGCAAAACGCCATGCGTGAGAACGCGCGCTGGCGTCACGGCGTGTACGTCGGCGCCGCGATGCTGGTCGCCGGTACGATCCTGATAGGCCTCAACGGCGGTCAACCGCCCTGGCTCGGCTGGGGCATGGCGGGCCTCGGCCTGGCCCTCATGCTCATCTCGCGACCTGGCTGA
- a CDS encoding DUF6502 family protein, translated as MDDANRNSAIARACRLMLRPIARLLIRSSVPFKDFVELAKAVFVDVAGEDYGIRGRETNSARVAILTGISRKEVGRIRKSARERTEDRDLGYVLPATRVLAGWHLDGDFCDASGGPLPLPDDNPDDLAAPSLSALLKRFAGDLPPRALIGELEQVGAISRGEDGCWRVLKRYYMPAQLDLSAIVRGGSVLEDLGNTINYNLFRDAEAPSRFEGRASREAVASTSAEAFAEFVEARAATLLQESDDWLARHEADPEGSKSRGTSRLGIGIYLIQDD; from the coding sequence ATGGACGATGCTAATCGAAACTCAGCCATCGCTCGGGCCTGTCGCCTGATGCTTCGGCCCATCGCTCGGCTGCTGATTCGCTCCAGCGTGCCCTTCAAGGACTTCGTGGAGCTGGCCAAGGCGGTCTTCGTGGATGTCGCCGGTGAGGACTACGGCATCCGGGGACGCGAGACCAACAGTGCCCGGGTGGCGATCCTCACCGGCATCAGCCGCAAGGAGGTCGGTCGTATCCGTAAATCGGCCCGGGAACGGACCGAGGATCGGGATCTCGGCTACGTGCTGCCCGCCACGCGCGTGCTCGCCGGCTGGCATCTCGACGGCGACTTCTGCGATGCCTCCGGGGGTCCGCTGCCCCTACCGGACGACAACCCTGACGACCTCGCTGCACCTTCCCTGTCGGCACTACTCAAGCGTTTCGCCGGGGATCTGCCCCCGCGAGCGCTGATCGGAGAGCTCGAGCAGGTCGGGGCGATCAGTCGTGGGGAAGACGGGTGCTGGCGGGTGCTGAAGCGCTACTACATGCCGGCGCAGCTGGATCTCTCCGCCATCGTGCGCGGGGGCTCCGTGCTCGAAGACCTCGGCAACACCATCAACTACAACCTGTTCCGCGACGCGGAGGCGCCCAGCCGCTTCGAAGGCCGGGCCTCCCGTGAGGCCGTCGCCAGTACGAGCGCGGAGGCCTTCGCCGAGTTTGTCGAAGCGCGAGCCGCCACGCTGCTGCAGGAGAGCGATGACTGGCTCGCCCGCCACGAGGCGGACCCCGAAGGCAGCAAATCGCGTGGCACGAGCCGTCTGGGGATTGGCATCTACCTCATTCAAGACGACTAG
- a CDS encoding FlhC family transcriptional regulator — MEQIAGYLDERQRTELALRMIGHEARTCTIKSCTGLSDDRIRRLYGRYFKDEVHAVKRQRGKSPSRTSIYVRNATYQCEATSLAMLLLASDVLALAPDGSLDDLERANPLEIGLRFCLAFETYRSLHRTPHFCFERAWGLYRALERGDELVLMACAACAGVYVHHVMEMDEGHCPCCRLKGVQRRRSAKSVCDLATRRRHAASRAQAG; from the coding sequence ATGGAGCAGATTGCCGGCTATCTGGATGAGCGCCAGCGCACCGAACTCGCCCTACGGATGATTGGGCACGAAGCGCGCACGTGCACGATAAAGTCGTGCACGGGGCTGTCGGACGACCGTATCCGCCGCCTCTACGGACGGTACTTCAAGGACGAGGTGCACGCCGTCAAGCGGCAACGGGGCAAGTCACCGTCACGCACGTCGATCTACGTGCGCAACGCCACCTACCAGTGCGAGGCGACGTCGCTGGCGATGCTCCTGCTGGCGAGCGATGTGCTTGCGCTGGCGCCCGACGGGAGCCTCGACGATCTCGAACGCGCCAACCCCCTGGAGATCGGTCTGCGCTTTTGCCTGGCCTTCGAGACGTACCGGTCCCTCCATCGCACCCCCCACTTCTGCTTCGAGCGCGCCTGGGGCTTGTATCGGGCCCTGGAGCGCGGCGATGAGCTCGTGCTCATGGCCTGCGCTGCCTGTGCGGGCGTCTACGTGCATCATGTGATGGAGATGGATGAGGGTCACTGCCCCTGCTGCCGACTGAAAGGGGTGCAGCGGCGGCGATCGGCGAAATCCGTCTGTGACCTCGCCACCCGCCGACGCCACGCGGCGAGTCGCGCTCAGGCGGGGTGA
- a CDS encoding pyridoxal-phosphate dependent enzyme, which yields MAQTMELPEVSETFSDAQREDLFERVRQAEQRLAGKARPTPLLSLDALAANGGGAGVAVKCENLQHTGAFKFRGAYNALTALRDAGSAENGVLTYSSGNHGQALAMAGAMLGIEVTVVMPSNVPAVKREATEARGAKIVQYDPATTRREALGAQLAAERGLPIIPPYDHLDVIGGQATVGLEILKQAPDVARILVCTGGGGLLSGIATAVAMSESNCQVIGVEPALADDATRSFRSKRLCWVDNPPTIADGTRTPFLGQHTFPVVMNLVHDMVTVSEDAIMQGMRLLFRQAKLVVEPSGALGTAALIEGAVGPLAPDQGRTVAVISGGNVDASLFAAVLEGRPLP from the coding sequence ATGGCGCAAACGATGGAGCTGCCGGAGGTCTCCGAGACCTTCTCCGACGCGCAACGCGAGGACCTGTTCGAGCGCGTGCGCCAAGCGGAGCAACGCCTCGCCGGCAAGGCCCGCCCGACCCCGCTGCTGAGCCTCGACGCTTTGGCGGCGAACGGCGGCGGTGCAGGCGTCGCGGTGAAGTGCGAGAACCTCCAGCACACGGGCGCCTTCAAGTTCCGCGGCGCCTACAACGCCCTCACCGCGTTGCGCGACGCCGGCAGCGCCGAGAACGGCGTGCTCACCTACTCCTCAGGCAACCACGGCCAGGCCCTTGCCATGGCCGGCGCGATGCTGGGCATCGAGGTGACGGTGGTAATGCCGAGCAACGTGCCGGCGGTGAAGCGCGAGGCCACTGAGGCGCGCGGGGCGAAGATCGTGCAGTACGATCCCGCCACCACGCGCCGCGAAGCCCTCGGCGCGCAGCTCGCCGCCGAGCGCGGCCTGCCGATCATTCCGCCCTACGACCACCTCGATGTGATCGGGGGGCAGGCGACGGTGGGGCTGGAGATCCTCAAGCAGGCACCCGACGTGGCGCGAATCCTCGTGTGCACGGGCGGCGGCGGCCTGCTATCCGGTATCGCCACGGCGGTGGCGATGAGCGAATCGAATTGTCAGGTGATCGGCGTGGAGCCAGCGTTGGCCGATGACGCCACCCGCTCCTTCCGCAGCAAACGCCTCTGTTGGGTGGATAATCCGCCCACGATTGCCGATGGCACGCGCACGCCGTTTCTCGGCCAGCACACCTTTCCCGTCGTGATGAACCTCGTTCACGACATGGTCACCGTGTCGGAGGACGCCATCATGCAGGGGATGCGCCTGCTGTTCCGGCAGGCCAAGCTGGTGGTAGAGCCGTCCGGTGCCCTGGGGACGGCGGCGTTGATCGAAGGTGCCGTAGGGCCGCTCGCGCCTGATCAGGGCCGCACCGTGGCCGTGATCAGCGGCGGGAACGTGGACGCATCCCTCTTTGCCGCCGTACTCGAAGGCCGGCCACTGCCCTAG
- the ubiE gene encoding bifunctional demethylmenaquinone methyltransferase/2-methoxy-6-polyprenyl-1,4-benzoquinol methylase UbiE: protein MSDDKVTANDAPSRDDGSTPGDTTHFGFSNVRSDEKAGRVREVFDSVADRYDLMNDLMSGGMHRLWKRFTIDVARLRPGQRALDVAAGSGDLSRAMLREVGREGLVVMSDINQRMVSRGRDRLRDAGAGANCAFVQASAESLPFPSNFFNVVTIAFGLRNVTDKPRALREMRRVLKPGGQLLVLEFSRLTLPPLQPLYDRYSFDVLPAMGKLVANDADSYRYLAESIRMHPDQDTLLAMMEDAQFARCRYHNLMGGIVAVHRGYRV from the coding sequence ATGAGCGACGATAAGGTCACGGCCAACGACGCGCCGTCGCGCGACGACGGCAGCACGCCTGGCGACACCACCCACTTCGGTTTCTCGAACGTGCGCAGCGATGAGAAGGCGGGGCGTGTACGCGAGGTGTTCGACTCCGTCGCCGATCGCTACGACCTGATGAACGATCTCATGTCGGGCGGTATGCACCGCCTGTGGAAGCGCTTCACCATCGACGTGGCCCGCCTGCGCCCGGGGCAGCGCGCCCTCGACGTGGCCGCCGGCTCCGGCGACCTGTCGCGCGCCATGCTGCGCGAAGTCGGTCGCGAGGGCCTGGTGGTGATGTCGGACATCAACCAGCGCATGGTCTCGCGCGGGCGCGATCGCCTGCGCGATGCGGGCGCCGGCGCCAACTGCGCCTTCGTCCAGGCCAGCGCCGAGTCTCTGCCCTTCCCGTCCAACTTCTTCAACGTCGTGACCATCGCCTTCGGCCTGCGCAACGTCACCGACAAGCCGCGCGCCCTGCGCGAGATGCGTCGAGTGCTGAAGCCCGGCGGGCAGTTGCTGGTGCTGGAGTTCTCGCGCCTCACCCTGCCGCCCCTGCAGCCGCTGTACGATCGCTACTCCTTCGACGTGTTGCCGGCGATGGGCAAGTTGGTGGCGAACGACGCGGACAGCTACCGCTACCTCGCCGAGTCCATCCGCATGCACCCGGATCAGGACACGCTGCTCGCCATGATGGAGGACGCCCAGTTCGCCCGCTGCCGGTACCATAACCTCATGGGTGGTATCGTCGCGGTCCACCGTGGTTATCGCGTGTAG
- a CDS encoding SLC13 family permease, with amino-acid sequence MASLPDLHGLIVMLLTLGALVLFSRDRLPLETSCLTILVLLVLLFQFFPYAPQGVPLAPTEFLMGFGHEALITICALMIVGKGLETTGALKPLAVALSQGWQRNPVMSLLLTLTLGALLSAFVNNTPIVVMLLPILVSVSIQNRKPASAVLMPMGLATLLGGMATTIGTSTNLLVVSIAQDLGQPRMGMFDFTLPALIAGTVGVIYLWQVAPRLLPERQALLSDTSPRVFTALLHVNDDSFANGRTLAEVRKRTEDNIKIERIQRGENLYLTRLPSVQIMAGDRLVVNDTPERLKEFERVLGTRLYSADDPEQPITGDDQLAAAGQQLAEVVVTRGSPLHHRTLRRTRFSTRYRLMPLALHRAKGDPTGNSELRDVRLRAGDVILVQGTRDAINELKRSSDMLVLDGTTDLPYTERARWALGIMLAVIGSAALDIMPISVSSLTGVALMILTGCLTWRDLSSALSAPVILVIVVSLALGSALMATGGAAFLADSYVGLTQNLPIPIVMSGLMLLMAVITNVVSNNAAAVIGTPIAIGIAQSLGAPIEPFVLAVLFGANMSYATPIGYQTNLLVLSAGGYKFSDFLRVGVPLTLIVWLTLSVVLTLLYGL; translated from the coding sequence ATGGCTTCCCTGCCCGATCTGCACGGCCTCATCGTCATGCTGCTCACGCTCGGCGCCCTGGTGCTGTTCTCCCGGGATCGCCTGCCGCTCGAGACGTCCTGCCTGACCATTCTGGTCTTGCTGGTATTGCTGTTTCAGTTCTTCCCCTACGCCCCCCAGGGTGTACCCCTCGCCCCCACCGAGTTCCTCATGGGCTTTGGCCACGAGGCGCTGATCACCATCTGTGCGCTCATGATCGTGGGCAAGGGCCTGGAGACCACCGGCGCGCTGAAACCGCTCGCCGTTGCCCTCTCCCAGGGCTGGCAGCGCAATCCGGTGATGTCCTTGCTACTAACGCTGACGCTAGGTGCGCTGCTCAGTGCCTTCGTCAACAACACGCCGATCGTGGTGATGTTGCTGCCCATTCTGGTCAGCGTGTCCATTCAGAACCGCAAGCCGGCCTCGGCGGTGTTGATGCCCATGGGCCTGGCGACGCTGCTCGGCGGCATGGCCACGACCATCGGCACGTCGACCAACTTGCTGGTGGTCTCCATCGCGCAGGACCTGGGGCAGCCGCGCATGGGCATGTTCGACTTCACCCTGCCTGCGCTGATCGCCGGCACCGTGGGTGTGATCTACCTGTGGCAGGTGGCGCCGCGCCTTCTCCCCGAGCGCCAGGCCCTGCTCAGTGATACTTCACCCCGCGTCTTCACCGCCCTCCTCCACGTGAATGACGACAGCTTCGCCAACGGCCGTACGCTGGCCGAGGTGCGCAAGCGCACGGAGGACAACATCAAGATCGAGCGCATCCAGCGCGGTGAGAACCTCTACCTCACGCGCTTGCCCTCGGTGCAGATCATGGCGGGCGATCGCCTGGTGGTGAACGACACGCCCGAGCGCCTGAAGGAGTTCGAGCGCGTGCTCGGCACGCGCCTGTACAGCGCGGACGATCCGGAACAGCCGATCACCGGTGATGATCAGCTTGCCGCCGCCGGCCAGCAGCTGGCCGAGGTAGTGGTCACCCGTGGCTCGCCCCTGCACCATCGCACGCTGCGCCGAACTCGCTTCTCCACCCGCTATCGCCTGATGCCGCTCGCACTCCACCGCGCCAAGGGGGATCCGACGGGTAACAGCGAGCTGCGAGACGTGCGCTTGCGCGCGGGCGATGTGATTCTCGTCCAGGGCACGCGCGATGCGATCAACGAACTGAAGCGCTCGAGCGACATGCTCGTGTTGGACGGCACCACCGATCTGCCCTACACCGAACGCGCTCGCTGGGCGCTCGGCATCATGCTCGCGGTCATCGGCTCTGCCGCCCTCGACATCATGCCCATCTCCGTAAGCTCCCTTACCGGCGTGGCGCTGATGATTCTCACGGGCTGTCTGACCTGGCGGGACCTGAGTTCCGCGCTGAGCGCACCGGTGATCCTGGTGATCGTGGTGAGTCTCGCCTTGGGGTCCGCCCTGATGGCGACGGGGGGTGCCGCCTTCCTGGCGGACTCCTATGTGGGGCTGACGCAGAACCTGCCCATCCCCATCGTGATGAGCGGCTTGATGTTGCTGATGGCGGTGATCACCAACGTGGTCTCCAACAACGCCGCGGCGGTGATCGGCACGCCGATCGCGATCGGCATCGCGCAGAGCCTCGGCGCCCCGATCGAACCCTTCGTGCTAGCCGTCTTGTTCGGTGCCAACATGAGCTACGCCACGCCGATCGGCTACCAGACCAATCTCCTCGTGTTGAGTGCCGGCGGCTACAAGTTCAGCGACTTTCTGCGCGTGGGCGTGCCGCTGACCTTGATCGTCTGGCTGACCCTCTCCGTGGTGCTCACGCTGCTCTACGGCCTCTAG
- a CDS encoding DUF5666 domain-containing protein, producing the protein MQTLSTGWPRLAVIIALASLAACGGGGSNAPAMDDGGGGDDGGGDVGGGDGMGGIDRGGIAIGVISGFGSVIVGGVRYDTDGAEFIIDDQPGTEADLAVGQRVRLKGTQDDDGNGVAELVEYEAEVEGPIAEIDLDSSTLLVLGQTIEIRNDTLFDDDLVPGSIEGLMVGDFVEVSGFAGAEGLLVATRVEVEDDAEFEVTGIVRNLDLANQTFTLSALTVDYSMAMLEDFANGELADGLLVEAEGTELGAGGELIALRVENEADDDDPPGDGDFAELEGLVTAFTSASEFSVAGTPVTTTADTVFEDGTADDLALNLRVEVEGTFDAEGTLVAAKVEIDEAYNLDIEGRVQAVDLAEGSLVVLGLTIFVDAQTRFEDDSDAGQQQFGLEDLMVGDFVEIVASQDEDTGVITARSLERDDDDDDDDMEVSVQGFIDAIDPVARTLTVLGITIVADPDDAEDFDEVFDQAMVGDLIEAEGVLLADNVLQADELEFETPDDNDGDDDDDDDDD; encoded by the coding sequence ATGCAAACGCTCTCTACGGGTTGGCCCCGCCTCGCTGTGATTATCGCCCTCGCTAGCCTCGCTGCCTGTGGCGGCGGTGGCAGCAACGCCCCCGCCATGGACGACGGCGGAGGAGGCGATGATGGCGGCGGAGACGTCGGCGGCGGCGACGGTATGGGCGGTATCGACCGCGGCGGCATCGCCATCGGCGTCATCTCCGGCTTCGGAAGCGTCATCGTCGGCGGTGTGCGCTACGACACCGATGGCGCCGAGTTCATCATCGACGATCAGCCCGGCACGGAAGCCGACCTCGCCGTCGGCCAGCGCGTGCGTCTGAAGGGCACGCAAGATGATGACGGCAATGGCGTCGCCGAACTCGTGGAGTACGAGGCGGAAGTGGAGGGGCCGATCGCCGAGATCGACCTCGATTCCAGCACCCTCCTCGTGCTTGGCCAGACCATTGAGATCCGCAACGATACCCTGTTCGACGATGACCTGGTCCCGGGCTCTATCGAGGGTCTGATGGTGGGCGACTTCGTCGAGGTGAGTGGCTTCGCAGGCGCGGAGGGCCTGCTGGTGGCCACGCGCGTCGAGGTCGAAGACGATGCCGAGTTCGAAGTGACCGGCATCGTGCGCAACCTGGACCTCGCCAACCAGACCTTCACCCTCAGTGCGCTCACCGTCGACTACAGCATGGCCATGCTGGAGGACTTCGCGAATGGCGAACTCGCCGACGGTCTGCTCGTGGAAGCCGAAGGCACCGAGCTGGGCGCGGGCGGTGAGCTGATCGCTCTGCGGGTTGAAAACGAGGCGGACGACGATGATCCCCCCGGTGACGGTGACTTTGCAGAACTGGAGGGTCTGGTCACCGCCTTCACGTCTGCTAGCGAGTTCAGCGTCGCCGGCACGCCGGTAACCACGACCGCCGATACGGTGTTCGAAGACGGCACCGCGGACGACCTCGCGTTGAACTTGCGCGTCGAGGTGGAAGGCACCTTTGACGCGGAAGGCACGCTAGTCGCGGCGAAGGTGGAGATCGACGAAGCCTACAACCTCGACATCGAGGGTCGAGTCCAAGCGGTAGATCTCGCTGAGGGCTCTCTGGTCGTGCTCGGCCTCACGATTTTCGTCGACGCCCAAACCCGCTTCGAAGACGACAGCGACGCGGGTCAGCAGCAATTTGGTCTCGAAGACCTGATGGTCGGCGACTTCGTGGAGATCGTCGCCAGCCAGGATGAGGACACCGGCGTGATCACCGCGCGCAGCCTCGAGCGCGACGACGATGATGACGATGACGACATGGAAGTCTCCGTGCAGGGCTTCATCGACGCCATCGACCCCGTGGCACGCACGCTCACGGTGCTCGGCATCACGATCGTTGCTGATCCGGACGACGCCGAGGACTTCGACGAGGTGTTCGATCAAGCGATGGTCGGTGATCTGATCGAAGCCGAGGGCGTGCTTCTAGCGGACAACGTGCTCCAGGCGGACGAACTCGAGTTCGAAACGCCCGACGACAACGATGGCGACGACGACGACGACGACGACGACGACTGA